The sequence below is a genomic window from Desulfallas thermosapovorans DSM 6562.
GGAGAAACTGGAAAAGAGGGTCGAAGAGCTGGAGGCGGCCCTGGCGGCTGTAAACCGTAAAGAGCACTAAGAATGAGAAAGGAACGGGGATTATTGGCTTATGCGCATATATAATACCTTAACCAGAAAAAAGGAAGAATTTATACCCCGGGAACCGGGCAAAGTGGCCATATATGTTTGCGGACCCACCACTTATAATTATATCCACCTGGGTAATGCCCGGCCCATCGTGGTTTTTGATACTATACGCAGGTACCTTAAATATAAGGAATTTAATGTATTATATGTCCAAAACTTTACCGATATCGACGACAAAATCATCAACCGGGCCCGGGAAGAGGGGGATGATCCCCTGGCCCTGGCCGAACGCTATGTCAATGAATATTTTAAGGACGCCGATGCGTTAAATGTATTGCGGGCGGACATACATCCCAAAGTGTCCGGTCATATTCCGGAAATTATTGCCCTGGTTGAAGCGCTGGTGGACAAAGGTTTTGCCTACCTGGTGGACGGCGATGTATATTACAACGTGCGCAAGTTTGCCGGTTACGGCAAATTATCCGGCCGGACACTGGAGGATATGCAGGCCGGTGCCCGGGTGGAGGTTGATCATCGCAAAAATGATCCCATGGACTTTGCCCTGTGGAAATCCGCCAAGCCCGGTGAGCCCGCCTGGGACAGTCCCTGGGGCAAGGGCAGGCCGGGCTGGCATATTGAGTGTTCCGCCATGGCCCTTAAATACCTGGGTATTAACTTCGATATCCACGGCGGGGGTTTTGACCTGATATTTCCCCATCATGAAAACGAGATCGCCCAGACCGAGGCGGTCACGGGGCAACCCTTTGCCCGCTACTGGGTCCATAACGGGTTTATTACGGTAAACCAGGAAAAAATGAGCAAGTCACTGGGTAACTTTTTCCTGGTGCGGGACATTTTAAGCAAGTTTCCCCCTGAAGTGGTGCGCTTTTACCTGCTCAGTACCCATTACCGCAGTCCCCTGGATTTTGATGACGAGAAATTAACTGCAAGCCTAAAAGGATTGGAGCGGATCAAAACCTGTTTGCGTTTGCTGGATGAAGCCCTGGCGGGACGGGAATCCACCGGCGCGGCACCACCTGATCCCGCACTGGCCGTGCGCCTGGGAGAAATACGGGGTGAATTTGAAAGGGCCATGGATGATGACTTTAATACCGCACTGGCCATAGGCACGCTGTTTGACCTGGCCCGGGAAGTGAACAGTTACCTGTCAGCTGGCGATTTTCCCAATCCCGCGGAAAGATTGGCCGCCTTGCAAAAAGCCCGGCAAACCTTCATTGATTTCAACGGCGTGCTGGGTATATTTAAAACCGGTGCCCGGGGTGAGATTTTGCTGGACGGTGATGGCGCAGGCAATGAAAGCTTGGTTGGGGATTTGATTGATTTGATTATCGAGATCAGGCAGACCGCCCGTAAAAATAAAGACTGGCCCACCGCCGACCGTATCCGTGACCGGCTCAAAACGCTCGGTATTGTGCTTGAGGATACTCCCGGCGGGGTGCGCTGGAAAAAGCAATAGGTAACATGTTTGGAGAAAGGGATGCAAATATTGATCCCCGGGAGGTTTCATCGCTGGTTTTGGCCTATATCGGGGACGCGGTATATGAGCTTGCGATACGGGAATACCTGGTTAACCAGGGTATTACCAGTGTCAATAAACTACACCGGGAGGCTGTGCGGTATGTACGGGCCTCTACCCAGGCCAAAGTTTTCCGGGCCCTTGCCGGGCATCTTAATAAAACCGAAGAAGCGGTGGCCCGTCGCGGCCGCAATGCCAAGCCCGGCCATGCGCCGAGGGGTGACAGTGTTATCGAGTACCGGCACAGTACGGGTTTTGAATGCCTGGTGGGGTACCTGTACCTGCAGCGTGACTGGTCCAGGCTGGAAGAAATATTAACCCTGGCCAGGGATGTGATCAGCCAGGAACTTGGTGCCGGGTGCTAGCAGGTTGAGAGTTTGGAATTGGATTTGTGGCTTAATAATATGCCAAGCATATGCGAAGCCGGATGGTGAAACAGTTGATAGTTGAGTTGACGGTCAGTATGATATAAATAAACTACGGGGGAACAATGTTATGGGGAGAAGACAACTGCGGGTGGAGTTGCTGCAGTACACTGAAAATCCTGAGCAGTTGGTTGCCTTGGCAGCCAAGTTATGCTATTCGCCCTCCGGTATGGAAGAGTTGCAAAGGGGGGTGAGCCAGCGGGACCAGGCTCACTTTATAAGCAAGTTGTCCGGTATGGGGCACCTGACTCCTGTGGAGCATGCCAGCTTTACCTTTGGCATAGAGGGGGTATCCCGGAGCCTTTTGGCGCAAATAACCAGGCACCGGATTGCCAGTTTCAGTGTGAAATCCCAGCGTTACGTCAGTGAGGACAGTGCGTCCAATGCAGATGGTGTTTTTAACTATGTCATACCGCCACGCATTGTTGCCCTGGGTCCCGGTGAGGTGCAGGAGTTTGAGCGGCAAATGGCTCAGATTCAGCAGTGGTACGACCAGTGGTTGAAAAAACTGGCCGGTTACGGTGACGGGGCCAAGGAGGACGCCCGTTTTGTCTTGCCCAACGCTGCCGAAACCAAGCTGGTGGTGACCATGAACGCCCGGGAATTGCTGCACTTTTTTTCGTTGCGCTGCTGCAACAGGGCCCAGTGGGAAATACGGGCACTGGCCACCGAAATGTTGCGCCAGGTACGACAAGTGGCCCCTGTATTGTTTCGGGACGCCGGTCCCCGATGTCTTAAAGGGCCTTGTCCCGAGGGTGAGATGTGTTGTGGCCGGCAGGCCCAGGTGCGGGAAGAGTTCGAAAAACTATAGGTACTGGGTGGAGATTTTTTAATGGATCAGATTGTTATGGGGCGAAATCCGGTATGTGAAGCGCTGCGGGCAGGTCGAACCGTAAATAAGATATACCTGGCCCGGGGCGTAAAACCCGCCGTTACATCAGATATAATCAAATTAGCCCGGGAAAAACATGTGCCCGTGCAAAATGTGGAGAGGCAATTCCTGGACCGGATGGCGCCCGGTGCGGCGCACCAGGGTGTAATTGCCCAGGTGGCCCCTTATGCCTACGCAGAGTTGGAGGATATACTGGATGGTATAAAAAATACCGACCCCTTGCTGGTGCTTTTGGATGAGGTTACGGACCCCCATAATTTAGGGGCGGTTATTCGCTGTGCCGATGCGGCGGGGGCCCACGGGGTGGTTATACCCCGGCGCCGGGCTGCCGCGGTCACTCCGGCGGTGGTAAAGTCTTCAGCCGGAGCGGTGGAGTTTGTGCCCGTGGCCCGGGTGGGTAATATGGTGCAAACAATTGAGCTGTTGAAAAAACAGGGCATTTGGGTGGTAGGCGCGCACCACGAGGCCAGTCAATCGGTCTGGGATGCCCCTTTGTCAGGCCCTCTGGCCATAGTGGTCGGTGGTGAAGATAAGGGACTTGGAAGACTGGTACGGGAGAAGTGTGATATGTTGGTAAAGCTCCCCATGGCGGGCCGGGTCAATTCCCTGAACGCCTCAGTGGCGGCGGCGCTGGTATTATTTGAGGCGGTGCGCCAGAGAAGCAGGGGATAAAATGAATGAATATATAGTGGTGGACGGATATAATGTTGTATATGCCTGGCCTGAATTGGCCGTACTGGCGGAGGAGAGCTTGGAGCATGCCCGGGACAAGCTGGTGGATATGCTGGCCAATTATGCCGGATTCAGCGGTGACAGGGTGGTGGTGGTTTTTGATGCCCACCGGGTCAGGGGCAACGTGGAAAGGCATGAGATAGTAAACGATGTGCATGTTTTTTACACCAGGGAGGATGAAACCGCCGACTCTTTGATTGAAAAGCTGGTTGGCGATATGCCAAAGGACGGCAACATTCGGGTGGTGACCTTTGACTGGGACGAGCAGAGGATAGTTTTCGGACGGGGCGCTTACCGCATGACGCCCAAGGAGCTCTTGGCCCGGGTGCTGAAAACGGGCCGGAATACCCAGGAAAAACTGGCCCGCAAAGATTATACCGAAAGTTACCTGGAAAACCGTTTAGCGGGTAATATTCGCCAGGTATTTGAACAATGGAGGAGAAAAAGGGATTAGCCCTTGACGCGCCCTCCGGGGGCGGTTATAATAGTGCATGTAAATATAGGACTGGCTAGTTGATTAAAAAATTAATATTTTTTTGCCCCATATGCTATCTGGGACTGATTATTTGAGCCCGGATTTATTTACTTATTAAGCGGTGCGGGTTATTTTTTTCTTTGTGGGTTTCGTTGGGGAGATTACGGCAGGAGGGATATTTTTGAACTTACACGCCCAAATGGATGCTTCCGGCGATTTTCAGTTGATGCTTGACGAAGATGTGGTTGAATTTGCCCGTGAGGGTGACGATGCGGCTCTTGAATACCTGATTAATAAGTATAAAAACTTTGTGCGAGCCAAAGCCCGTTCTTACTTTTTAATCGGTGCGGACCGGGAAGATATTATCCAGGAGGGTATGATCGGTCTATATAAGGCGATTCGTGATTTTAGAAT
It includes:
- the cysS gene encoding cysteine--tRNA ligase, which encodes MRIYNTLTRKKEEFIPREPGKVAIYVCGPTTYNYIHLGNARPIVVFDTIRRYLKYKEFNVLYVQNFTDIDDKIINRAREEGDDPLALAERYVNEYFKDADALNVLRADIHPKVSGHIPEIIALVEALVDKGFAYLVDGDVYYNVRKFAGYGKLSGRTLEDMQAGARVEVDHRKNDPMDFALWKSAKPGEPAWDSPWGKGRPGWHIECSAMALKYLGINFDIHGGGFDLIFPHHENEIAQTEAVTGQPFARYWVHNGFITVNQEKMSKSLGNFFLVRDILSKFPPEVVRFYLLSTHYRSPLDFDDEKLTASLKGLERIKTCLRLLDEALAGRESTGAAPPDPALAVRLGEIRGEFERAMDDDFNTALAIGTLFDLAREVNSYLSAGDFPNPAERLAALQKARQTFIDFNGVLGIFKTGARGEILLDGDGAGNESLVGDLIDLIIEIRQTARKNKDWPTADRIRDRLKTLGIVLEDTPGGVRWKKQ
- a CDS encoding Mini-ribonuclease 3, translating into MFGERDANIDPREVSSLVLAYIGDAVYELAIREYLVNQGITSVNKLHREAVRYVRASTQAKVFRALAGHLNKTEEAVARRGRNAKPGHAPRGDSVIEYRHSTGFECLVGYLYLQRDWSRLEEILTLARDVISQELGAGC
- the thyX gene encoding FAD-dependent thymidylate synthase, which encodes MGRRQLRVELLQYTENPEQLVALAAKLCYSPSGMEELQRGVSQRDQAHFISKLSGMGHLTPVEHASFTFGIEGVSRSLLAQITRHRIASFSVKSQRYVSEDSASNADGVFNYVIPPRIVALGPGEVQEFERQMAQIQQWYDQWLKKLAGYGDGAKEDARFVLPNAAETKLVVTMNARELLHFFSLRCCNRAQWEIRALATEMLRQVRQVAPVLFRDAGPRCLKGPCPEGEMCCGRQAQVREEFEKL
- the rlmB gene encoding 23S rRNA (guanosine(2251)-2'-O)-methyltransferase RlmB: MDQIVMGRNPVCEALRAGRTVNKIYLARGVKPAVTSDIIKLAREKHVPVQNVERQFLDRMAPGAAHQGVIAQVAPYAYAELEDILDGIKNTDPLLVLLDEVTDPHNLGAVIRCADAAGAHGVVIPRRRAAAVTPAVVKSSAGAVEFVPVARVGNMVQTIELLKKQGIWVVGAHHEASQSVWDAPLSGPLAIVVGGEDKGLGRLVREKCDMLVKLPMAGRVNSLNASVAAALVLFEAVRQRSRG
- a CDS encoding NYN domain-containing protein, with translation MNEYIVVDGYNVVYAWPELAVLAEESLEHARDKLVDMLANYAGFSGDRVVVVFDAHRVRGNVERHEIVNDVHVFYTREDETADSLIEKLVGDMPKDGNIRVVTFDWDEQRIVFGRGAYRMTPKELLARVLKTGRNTQEKLARKDYTESYLENRLAGNIRQVFEQWRRKRD